The following proteins are co-located in the Triticum aestivum cultivar Chinese Spring chromosome 1A, IWGSC CS RefSeq v2.1, whole genome shotgun sequence genome:
- the LOC123069531 gene encoding polygalacturonase At1g48100 isoform X1: MSKGLAVLLLVVSLALSSGVGFCDARSGKHWRQNRGPSTTMFTRKGKGKNGGGSPPHSHRQYGKGHQSPAMPAPPSPGGGNGHASPSPPPPQAPPSPPPEAPSQGMVFSVVAFGARGDGVTDDTQAFEAAWAAACKVEASTVLVPPELEFLVGPISFSGPNCKPNTIFQLDGTISAKIGARAWGSGLLQWLEFTKLNGISIQGSGVINGQGKEWWTYSDSDDDDDDDMDSVRPDHLTASLLNKPIKSRQILIAYFGCFQQYTDQELEKMPQIKPTALRFYGSSNVRVTGISIINSPQCHLKFDSCQGVMVHNLTISSPENSPNTDGIHLQNSKDVNIHHTDLACGDDCISIQTGCSDVNIHNVNCGPGHGISIGGLGRYNTKACVSNITVRDVNMFKTMTGVRIKTWQGGSGLVQGIRFSNIHMSEVQTPIMIDQFYCDKTSCTNQSSAVAVSGVQYENIRGTFTIKPAQFACSDSSPCSEITLTGIQLRPLIVPQYHTCSSPFCWEAFGELYTPTIPPISCLQLGKPAGNRVLSDHDQC, translated from the exons ATGAGCAAAGGTCTCGCCGTCCTGCTGCTCGTCGTCTCGCTTGCTCTGAGCTCCGGCGTCGGCTTCTGCGACGCGAGGAGTGGCAAGCACTGGAGGCAGAACAGGGGACCCTCCACCACCATGTTCACAAGGAAAGGGAAAGGGAAGAACGGCGGCGGCTCCCCTCCCCACAGCCACAGGCAGTACGGCAAAGGGCACCAGAGTCCTGCAATGCCGGCACCACCTAGTCCAGGTGGTGGTAATGGCCACGCGTcgccgtctccaccaccaccacaagcaccgccgtcgccgccaccggaaGCGCCATCGCAGGGCATGGTGTTCAGCGTGGTTGCTTTCGGAGCACGGGGTGACGGAGTTACGGATGATACCCAG GCTTTTGAAGCAGCATGGGCAGCAGCATGCAAGGTGGAGGCATCGACGGTTCTTGTACCACCTGAACTCGAGTTCCTTGTTGGCCCAATCTCATTTTCGGGCCCTAACTGCAAGCCTAACACTATATTCCAG CTGGATGGAACCATTTCGGCTAAAATTGGCGCGAGAGCGTGGGGCTCCGGTTTGCTTCAATGGCTCGAGTTCACGAAACTAAACGGGATATCAATTCAAGGCAGTGGTGTCATAAATGGTCAGGGTAAAGAATGGTGGACCTATTCAGattcagatgatgatgatgatgatgatatggacTCAGTAAGGCCTGACCATCTAACAGCTTCCTTACTTAATAAACCAATCAAAAGTAGACAAATTTTAATTGCTTACTTTGGATGCTTCCAACAGTACACTGATCAGGAGCTGGAGAAAATGCCACAGATTAAACCCACG GCGCTAAGGTTTTATGGCAGTTCCAATGTCAGAGTAACTGGTATCAGCATCATCAACAGCCCGCAGTGCCATCTGAAGTTCGATAGCTGTCAGGGAGTCATGGTTCATAATCTGACCATCTCGTCCCCTGAGAATAGCCCCAACACGGATGGAATACACCTGCAAAACTCCAAGGATGTCAACATTCACCACACTGACCTGGCCTGCG GTGATGACTGCATCTCCATACAGACAGGCTGCAGCGACGTAAACATACATAATGTGAACTGTGGACCAGGCCATGGGATCAGCATTGGTGGCCTAGGAAGGTACAACACCAAGGCATGTGTCTCCAACATCACTGTAAGAGATGTCAACATGTTCAAAACAATGACCGGTGTCAGGATCAAGACTTGGCAG GGTGGCTCAGGGCTGGTCCAGGGCATAAGGTTCTCCAACATACACATGTCAGAGGTTCAGACGCCCATCATGATAGACCAGTTCTACTGCGACAAAACATCGTGCACGAACCAAAGCTCGGCGGTGGCGGTTTCAGGCGTGCAGTATGAGAACATCCGGGGGACTTTCACGATCAAGCCCGCCCAGTTCGCGTGCAGCGACAGCTCGCCATGCTCGGAGATCACCCTGACCGGCATACAACTGAGACCCCTGATCGTGCCTCAGTACCACACATGCAGCAGCCCCTTCTGCTGGGAGGCCTTTGGGGAGCTGTACACTCCCACCATCCCTCCTATTTCATGCTTGCAGCTCGGCAAGCCAGCCGGGAACCGCGTACTGTCGGACCACGATCAGTGCTGA
- the LOC123069531 gene encoding polygalacturonase At1g48100 isoform X2: MSKGLAVLLLVVSLALSSGVGFCDARSGKHWRQNRGPSTTMFTRKGKGKNGGGSPPHSHRQYGKGHQSPAMPAPPSPGGGNGHASPSPPPPQAPPSPPPEAPSQGMVFSVVAFGARGDGVTDDTQAFEAAWAAACKVEASTVLVPPELEFLVGPISFSGPNCKPNTIFQLDGTISAKIGARAWGSGLLQWLEFTKLNGISIQGSGVINGQGKEWWTYSDSDDDDDDDMDSYTDQELEKMPQIKPTALRFYGSSNVRVTGISIINSPQCHLKFDSCQGVMVHNLTISSPENSPNTDGIHLQNSKDVNIHHTDLACGDDCISIQTGCSDVNIHNVNCGPGHGISIGGLGRYNTKACVSNITVRDVNMFKTMTGVRIKTWQGGSGLVQGIRFSNIHMSEVQTPIMIDQFYCDKTSCTNQSSAVAVSGVQYENIRGTFTIKPAQFACSDSSPCSEITLTGIQLRPLIVPQYHTCSSPFCWEAFGELYTPTIPPISCLQLGKPAGNRVLSDHDQC; encoded by the exons ATGAGCAAAGGTCTCGCCGTCCTGCTGCTCGTCGTCTCGCTTGCTCTGAGCTCCGGCGTCGGCTTCTGCGACGCGAGGAGTGGCAAGCACTGGAGGCAGAACAGGGGACCCTCCACCACCATGTTCACAAGGAAAGGGAAAGGGAAGAACGGCGGCGGCTCCCCTCCCCACAGCCACAGGCAGTACGGCAAAGGGCACCAGAGTCCTGCAATGCCGGCACCACCTAGTCCAGGTGGTGGTAATGGCCACGCGTcgccgtctccaccaccaccacaagcaccgccgtcgccgccaccggaaGCGCCATCGCAGGGCATGGTGTTCAGCGTGGTTGCTTTCGGAGCACGGGGTGACGGAGTTACGGATGATACCCAG GCTTTTGAAGCAGCATGGGCAGCAGCATGCAAGGTGGAGGCATCGACGGTTCTTGTACCACCTGAACTCGAGTTCCTTGTTGGCCCAATCTCATTTTCGGGCCCTAACTGCAAGCCTAACACTATATTCCAG CTGGATGGAACCATTTCGGCTAAAATTGGCGCGAGAGCGTGGGGCTCCGGTTTGCTTCAATGGCTCGAGTTCACGAAACTAAACGGGATATCAATTCAAGGCAGTGGTGTCATAAATGGTCAGGGTAAAGAATGGTGGACCTATTCAGattcagatgatgatgatgatgatgatatggacTCA TACACTGATCAGGAGCTGGAGAAAATGCCACAGATTAAACCCACG GCGCTAAGGTTTTATGGCAGTTCCAATGTCAGAGTAACTGGTATCAGCATCATCAACAGCCCGCAGTGCCATCTGAAGTTCGATAGCTGTCAGGGAGTCATGGTTCATAATCTGACCATCTCGTCCCCTGAGAATAGCCCCAACACGGATGGAATACACCTGCAAAACTCCAAGGATGTCAACATTCACCACACTGACCTGGCCTGCG GTGATGACTGCATCTCCATACAGACAGGCTGCAGCGACGTAAACATACATAATGTGAACTGTGGACCAGGCCATGGGATCAGCATTGGTGGCCTAGGAAGGTACAACACCAAGGCATGTGTCTCCAACATCACTGTAAGAGATGTCAACATGTTCAAAACAATGACCGGTGTCAGGATCAAGACTTGGCAG GGTGGCTCAGGGCTGGTCCAGGGCATAAGGTTCTCCAACATACACATGTCAGAGGTTCAGACGCCCATCATGATAGACCAGTTCTACTGCGACAAAACATCGTGCACGAACCAAAGCTCGGCGGTGGCGGTTTCAGGCGTGCAGTATGAGAACATCCGGGGGACTTTCACGATCAAGCCCGCCCAGTTCGCGTGCAGCGACAGCTCGCCATGCTCGGAGATCACCCTGACCGGCATACAACTGAGACCCCTGATCGTGCCTCAGTACCACACATGCAGCAGCCCCTTCTGCTGGGAGGCCTTTGGGGAGCTGTACACTCCCACCATCCCTCCTATTTCATGCTTGCAGCTCGGCAAGCCAGCCGGGAACCGCGTACTGTCGGACCACGATCAGTGCTGA